The Rhipicephalus sanguineus isolate Rsan-2018 chromosome 10, BIME_Rsan_1.4, whole genome shotgun sequence genome segment GAACAAAGGTGAATTTTTCATCAACTGGGAAGGTTTCTTTATAAGAAACGCGTTTGGATTTTCTTTGAGGCTTCGTGCTAAACGCGAGCGGACGAGTTTTTTTTTCACACCGTACCGTCCACCCGTCCGTTTTTACCTGCGCTTGCTGGCGAGAGATGCACCATCGGTGGTCCGATCACCACGGAGGCGATCCGAAATGTCATGTTCGCAGCTCAACTTTACTCGCTTTTCCTATTTTGTGAGGAAGCGCCCTATCGCTTTCGAGCTACCAAGGTGGCCCAGTGGTTAGGTGCTCGGGAGCTGACCCGGAAGACGCGCGTTGCATACCGGCCGCAGCGGTCCCAATTGAATGGAGACGAAATAGCACAGGCCCACGTGATGCTCTGTCtcatgcacgttaaagacccccagGTGTTCGAAGTTATCTGCTGGCCTCCACTCTGACATCTCTCATAGCCTCAGTCGCTTTGGGGTTTTTAACCCCACCAAACAATCATTCAAGCGGCTTTTCCTGGCACTCGGTGCACCTGTTTCTACTCCTTAAGCGTCACTCTACTCTGTGACGCATAATTCTTGTCTGGACCAACCCAAACCAACGGATAATATTCGTTTGTCTGTAAACTGCTTACTCTTGGTGGATACCAAATTACCAGAGCCGTTGACGGCAGTAGCAAAGCTGACAATAACGTCTGTAGGCGTTTAATTCAAATATGACAGATTTGAGAATTTTATTTTCCTCCTACTATGTTCTAGTCGAAAGAAAATGATGAATGTACTTCCACCTAATGATTACTTAGCTGCAAATAATTTACACCAGCAGTGAAGTGGAACACACAAATGATTACAGTATTGTCCCCGTAAGCTTCTGGTTAGGCTCTGCATTATCAGacgtcgctaccagcgttgttcaTCGCTAGATGTCTCCGCTGACGCTGTATCCGTAAACTGCAAGAAAtctaagaaaaaaactataaatcTCTCTCACCTTTCACTGCAACTGTGATCTCGTATGGGGTTTTACACGACTGCATCCAACAAATGGAGCGCGTGCTCGATAATTAGGCCTCCGCTGCCGCGTTGGCTCAGTGGTTGCAGTGCTCGGATTCTGACCCTATAGTCTCTGGTTTGATTTTGGTcacggaggtcgcatttcgatggaggcgaaaagcgaagggcccgtctactgtgcgatgtcagtgtaggTACAGGACTCGGGTGGCCGAAATTACCCGGAACACCCCATTACGGCATCTtttatagcctgagtcgctttggaacGTTACGACTAGATAAACCTGCCGAATAAGAAGCCCTCCGGAATTCGCGAAGTATGACACTTTGCCATCGGAAATTTTCACCCTGATTTTTTTGTCTGACCATCCTTGCCGCAGGTCGTTACCCCCCAGAGTTGGTCACGGGCCGTCGCGGGGACGGCGACACCAGTGGCGGCACCAGACGGCGACACGAAAGCGACCCCGATCAGCGCTACGATCGTTCGTGCACATGGGAGCCCGGGAAACCGTGCTGGCTTTCGACTGAACTAGCACGATGGAATCGAGTGCTTGCCAGGGGCTGCTTCGAGCTGTGGGAACACGTGTGGACCGAGTTGACCATATCTGGGTTCCCATGGCCCGAGTTTGATGAGCCCGGTGTCTCGGATTTGCTTCGTGTTTCACTACTGATACACTTTCTGCTGCGCCAGCACAGGTTAGCAGCTAGATTACTTTTTTCCTCGCAGAATCGCTGCCGTTGATGCTTATCGAAAGCATTGTATATTAGataatacaaaaggaaagaatgaaacTTCGGATGCCACTGGGGTTTTCTTTTGGAAGGTTGAAAGCATGCGCGTGCGACAGAGGCGTAAGGTGTCCACTTGTACGGGAAAGGGCGGGCATGCATCAGGCTTCAAGCGGCACAGGCGGTGGATCGAGCTGGACTAACTCATGCGAAAGAAAGCGTAGCGTCCACGCTGATGTGACTTTACATTTTTCCTGCTGCCCTCGTATGACATGAGTAATAACTGTAAGAGTTGCTACTGACTGTCGAGTGAGGCGTGGGATTTATACCTTTTGCAGATGCGTGAAGCGCGTCATTATCAACTTCGACGTAAGCTCGCTGCAAGATGTCATGTTCTGGGACGCCATAAGGAACGGAACGGCTGCCCTCACCTACTTGGAATTCCAGCTCACGAAAGCTTGCCAAGTGGGCCAAGTGAGTGAGCTTTCATATGCGAGAAATCTCTGCAGCCGGCTCAAGGCAGACGTCGTGTGGCCATTGCAAACCTAAcccagttttcttttttgctgtgatgCGTATATTACTAAAACTTCGTCACTTTTAAGTGTGCCGCAATTTAGGTgttcggcttgtcgtccatccgcaAACTTCATGTGGCGTGATTGCTCAAAATGAAGTGGTCAGTCAATGCGGGCCAAAAACAAGGCttaaaaccgggttaaaataaacgaacgagGTCTAGAATAATATACATAAAAGCAATAATCAAGAAGTCATCGCTATCAATAACTTAAGATGGCTCAAACCGCTTCGGAAGCATGCGGCTGGCACCTCCGCTGCGCACGAGACGGCGCCACCACCTCGACAAACACGCGATCTCTCCTCCCACAGGCGCTTGTCAGTCGTTTTGGTCGCTACAGCTTAAGAGAGAAACAACCTGACTGAACTCGCTGCGcacgacacgtatctcaattgCCTTAACAAGCAGGAACGCGATGAAGCGCATAAaaaagcgcgcatgtcgcacacctcATTCGCGAATATCCCTACCAAGGTTCTACTAATGCGGGGAAAACCCTACGTGCATAGCTCAAACGTTGACGTTAGCGAAAATGTCGTAAACGGAGCAGTatgaactctacgaacgggaatcgctgggtgcccgtgctacgcacttcctcaggtttcacagcagtggacctacatttagcgcaggatttagaactacaccaatcgttACACAATTTGCTTTCTTTAGTATGTCAAAAATAGTGAGCACTAGAGGGcgaggagtggggggggggggaggggcttatGTTATTATGGGTGCGCCATGCTTTCCCTCATCTTTAGTCAGTCGCAGCCGCTCCGTCATTGTTTGAGGTACATGGTAATGGACACACAGGTTTTTGACAACGGCTGCCGAGGACACTTGACGTTGCATTCTAGAACTGTTTACTGCCCACATTTCTCCGGAAAGTCGAGCATTAAAGGCACAGGCCACTATGAAAAGTACGTGATCACCTaattttacagcggaagctgttatgagatcacaagaacaGCGGATTTTGGTGGTGTAGTTtccggccgccgccgctgccgttgtccgtaaccgctatcgcgtgaaatggaaaaaatctcccaccggcaccaccttggaggtcaaagcgtaagactggttacggactacgactacgagggacgaacgggtgccgccttaaggagcttcgcccctaaaaaaaggcagatcccacgcgttgtggaaatcggtttcatgcgaagtcagcgagtacttcaaagccgtattttatggctttgagccaagctttacgaggtggatcgacatgtttataatgcgaagcatttcttagcgaacttctacgacattgagcgtatctatctatctatctatctatctatctatctatctatctatctatctatctatctatctatctatctatctatctatctatctatctatctatctatctatctatctatctatctatctatctatctatctatctatctatctatctatctatctatctatctatctatctatctatctatctatctatctatctatctatctatctatctatctatctatctatctatctatctatctatctatctatctatctatctatctatctatctatccgcctacgactgtgctctcctggccgtttcgttcatggggtgtataccaaaattggtatggcataggatgactgtatgacgaacataaatgactggtcataacataaaaatcatgatatgcatgtcatgtacagcatgatttacatactacagtcttggggctcttgcagccgtttcgctaatttgatatataccaatattgctATGGCTTGGCAAGAgagtatggcgaacataaataacaggagtttatatgaaaatcatgacacgcatgtcatgcacagcatgacttacgtgccacgctcatggtgcgctggcggacgtttcgttcgcttgatatacaccaaaattggtattgcgcgacctcactgtgtgacaaacataaatagcaggagttaatgtgaaaatcacgGCACGcacatcatgtacagcatgacttacgtgccacgctcatggtgcgctggcggccgtttggctagatcgatatacaccaaaattggtattgcatgatgtgactgtgtgatgaacataaataataggcgttgacataaaaatcatgacagacgagtcatgtgcagcatgacttacatgccacgctcatggtgcgctggcggaggtctcgctaggttgatatacaccaaaattggtattgcgcgacatgagtgtcggacgaccataaataacaggatttaatatgacaatcatgaggcgcatgtcatgtagggcacgaTTTAgacaccacgctcatggtgcgctcgcggccgttttgttagctggatatatacgaaaatcaGTGTGGCATGACCTGAGTGCGTGTCGAATATAAATAGCAGATCACGAATCCTATATATGTACCAgaatgcacgtttcattagcatggcatataccagattatacatcCATGCATTCATGGcaaacttgcgatatatagtgaactagatgtcacgacatgaatgacttcgtttGCCTCCATGGCaaacaagacgatatatgcagctctttgctggctgcttcgcattacttcgattcccacattgcgggggatctgccggctttttgtaagtgcagtagctgtgtgcacattctgggcttaccaggcacgtcgacaacactggcgtttaaagggtaatttatgttgcgacgtaacgtcagccttcacgttagattacatacgtcagtatcatcGAAACTGAGGGCACTTTagggtgcaatcatgtgaacatcatacgtaactttcgttaatacattccttcggggtcgagcaatgctttaatatcgcttgctgaatcatacggatacaaatgtaatgtttattagactgctctaaaggcggagccaacactggaaccacgattgacgttaacccgatatgtcacctgtgtcgtaggagtacatatgtagtgtttattgctttcttgtaaaattacataggcAGCGCTACAACGAAAATTGAtattgcaccgtcattacgcctgcataggctgtttttccaaagaaGTTTATAGACcagccgtggctctgtggtagagtacctgattgccacgcagaatgcttggatttgattccttctgggatcctaacttttcttctttccattcgtcaggtcaacgctgccgatgtcggcttttcttaacgctgtcgcatttgaATTTATAATGTCTGTTCCGctattcctgggtagatatcaactgtcaatcacctgtggcgaatACCCGCACCACGGATTTTTTACGTAGCGGCCGTGCGCCtacaccgcgggccgtggtaaacgggtgcgcgccacacgtgtctggaggaaagggtttgacgacgtacgcggcagaatTTTCACGTCATTGATGTCATCACCCGACAGTAATCTTCGTCATATCCTCTTACGttcccatgccacttttggtctacaccaaggagGCGATCTTGACAGcacaagacgtaggcggctagatagatagatagatagatagatagatagatagatagatagatagatagatagatagatagatagatagatagatagatagatagatagatagatagatagatagatagatagatagatagatagatagatagatagatagatagatagatagatagatagatagatagatagatagatagatagatagatagatagatagatagatagatagatagatagatagatagggatggatggatggatggatggatggatggatgtttaGGTGTTTTCATTTCGCGATACCttgagcaaatgcgcatgcgtcaaggcgccgcggcgcggcgcgagtGGGAGTATAACATGCTCGGTTTTTTGCGTATACATAACGTGACGAACCTGGCGTCACCAATTTGCATTACATGGTGtcggggcgctcgcgaccgtttaattaaatgtatatataaaaaaatggtGTGCCGAGACATTTTTGTATAtcaaacatgaataacaggtggtaccatcaAAATTTTAACCTGCATGCCATGCACGGCATGACTtggatgccacgctcatggtgcgctcgtagccgtttcggtagcttgacaTATACAAAATTTGATATTGCGTCACGTGAGAGTATGGCTAACCTAAATGACAGGTTGTATTATGAAAATCATGTGATGCTTGTCACATACGGCATGGCTGACATGGCATGCTCATATTGCGttggcggccggttcgctagcttgatatacatcaaaatttaCACTGCGCGACGTCACgcctatgacgaacataaatcacagggcgtaacatgaaaataatgacaataCATCGCCCTGTACGGCATGTTTTATATACTACGCGcatggggcgcttgcggccgttagCGAACTAGATATACATCAATATttatattgcgtgacgtgactgtacgacgaacgtaaatggcaggtggtaacatgaaaaaagtGATATGCATGTCAGGCACTtgatggtttacatgccacgctcacttcACATGCGCGACCGGCTCTTTAGCGAAATGtaccccaaaactggtactgagcgacgtgactgtatgacgaacataaatgacaggtggtaatatgaaaataatgacatccatgtcatctaggatatgatttacatgccatgctcgtggccggttcgctagctggatatatacctaaattggtattgcgtgacgtcaccctatcacaaacataaatgccatgtggtaacatgaaaatagtggcatgtatgtcatgtacgacatggtttacatggcccgctcatggtgcgtttgCCACTGTTTCGCtagtttcatatacaccaaaattggtattgcgctacgcgGCTGTGTGACGACtttaaatgacaggtggtgacatgaaaaaaaTGACTTATGTCATGTgtggcacgatttacatgacatgctcatggtgcagtcgcggctggttcgctagctcgatatacctcaaaactggtatggcgtgacgtcacggtatGACGCCCATAAATTACATGTGGACGCATGCTAGTCaagacatgcacgtcatgtacggcatcatttgcacgccccgctcatggtgcactccggGGCGTTTCGCTAACCTGATATACACTACATTTGGTTTTGCGCGAAGTGACCGGATATCGAACATGAATGGCAGGTCATGCATTTTACATACCGGATTATACGCTTCAgcagcatggtatataccagactTTACATGCATGCTTGCATGACAAACCTGCGATTGTGAAATACATGTCACGACACAAATGATTTCATTCAATGATGTCATTTCACGCCttgaaagacaaacaaggcgatgtatgcgcCTCCTTTCTGGCTGCTGCGCATTTCGTCGATTGCCACAGTGCGtcggatctgccggattttttttgtttgtcaagAGGAGCAGTGTTGACTTTTCTTTTCTGAATCTTGTTCTTGTATGCTTTGGCTTTGCAGGTTCCGAGGGCTGACTGCATTCGCTGGGCTGACTCCATTTCCAACCTCAGATCCCTTGAGTCCTTGAGCATTTCGCGTGTTTACTTCGAAGGCGAAAGCGCTGAGCTCTTGGCCAACTTCCTgcaggaaaccactacgctcacCGCTCTCTCTATGGATGATGTGGAGGTGATTTTCCGCTTTTCTGGCTTGTCTAGCCAACTTTTTTCAGCCTATTCTATGGCTATAGATAAGCATAACATTTTGGTATTATAATGCTTTGTACTCTGCTCCTTACTTTGTGTCACGCAAACACTATGGTGTGCTGCACCTGTAAGCCTGCCAGTATGTTTAGTTTGAACCCACAGGACCTTGATGCCTCTATAAAAGCTGGAATGTAGGGTGATAGACCGGGGGAGGTTGGTGTCTTCTCTCTCTTACCTTTAATCACATAGATATTCTGATGAATACTGCGAATTGAATTTGTCCTCTCGGTTAGAATTGTAAACATTCGTAATGTGCAGAAGTGTTGATAGGCGGGCTAACtggtatatatttattattaaaacttggcagcgcaaacaaacaggACGCAGAAGGAGCGGGACACAGACAAGCGCAGACTGAAGCGTGTTTATTCTCAGGAGAAATATATAGCGCAAGAACACGAGGGGAGAGGGCAATACAAGAGGGAAGGGATTTCTTCTGTCAATAAATCCAAATATTATTCTGAGGTTGTTTGTGTCCCGCTATTTGTGTGGCCCGTTTGTTTGGGCAGCCAGGTTTCCATAATGATTCATAATGTGACTTTCTGGCAGCGTCTGAAGGATTTAGACAATCAAATGGGAGGATATTTGATCGTTAAGGTGTCATGTAGCCCATTCGGGTTCATGGTCTATGACAAGCTTTCTCAATGGGCAGATTTTTTAATCGCTggtggggctagttggtggttgCTCATTGTTGGTCATTGCTCACTTTCAGCCTGTTGGCGACATTCCCGGGAGATTCCTGGAAGCTCTCGTCCTGAACAGGACGCTAAAGAACTTACGCCTGTGCGACACGCTTTTGATGGCTCGAAACGGCGAGGCCCTCGCGAAGTTCGTCCGCAACCACTCCGTCATCGAAAGCATTGAGGTAAGGGACGACCAAGCTAGCAAGGCTGCCATCGTGTTCGCTGAAATAAGCCAACATGTTTAATGGGACGTCTGAGGGCACGTTTTCTACTTGCGGGATCTGACTTGGGGATCTCATATTCTGCCAGTCAACACGTCATCCGGCGCCCAGTATATGTTTCACGATAAAAAGTATGCCCATTCTGAAGGGGCACTAAAGTCAGACAATAAATTAGTTTTGACTGATAATTTATGCTACGAAAACtctgtcgttaatttcgccaccatatgTTTACTTATAGATGAGAGAGTCAATGTCAAGTTTCACTTTTCAATTTCCCGACATAATGTCGGATGGTAACGTCACGGATTTCTGTCTGTTTCCGGTTTGCCATGCGTCGTAGATGGAAaataatcatcatgaaccggcgcgcactctttttgtcctcttctacatcgcccttctctgcttttttttattaaatgtgtttaaggagaggttggagCCTATACATGGccccggctactcctcttcccttacttattaattagcttCATgagcttataaataaaagtagactcactcacggcaatgtccttttaaaagaaatgttcacacgtcatgcataatgtccacgtgatggacacaatgttcacacacaagacacacaagagcAGTCCTTTGTAGAATGCGATGACATCACACAAAATCcctgggcattgcccacactttaaacacagctgtcttgaatcacaagaggcaacgcgaagcacgtgaccagaagtatctcaatgtaaAGAATAATTAGAAATAtgaatcaatatctttttgatattcccgactcttctaaaaactgtactagggctcGTGCAGCAATGTTTGAAgagtttctgttggccatggacccaatacttttgctaatgatagcggccgtctgtccaatctgtgtagtttttgtaagaattttttacggtgaacagcataatttttttgcagtgtaggaggaggtgttctatgtcttcttccgcctcttcacatgtacatgtagcgcagttagtttttcttatcctttataggaagctcttagtgtaggcagtgcctagacgaagtctgtgaattactgtttctacagaacggctaattttaatcggaatttgaaattccattccagAATCGATTGTATATATTTGATAGTTTTGAGCTCCATTCGCGAACCAAGTCTCTTTGGACAATCGACCACAGAGTTCCTCTTGAGCTTCGCTTCCAAAAAACTTGCGcgtccggcgtgggatgtaataactgtgatgggcgagACAGGTAGTAcagcgaaagagaaagatagagagaaagtcTTGGCGAGAAAACGTTATTTGGGTGGGAAGATTCCAGCCCCCGCGATCGGAAGGCACgcgtcgcaaccactcggctctccgggcacgctagcagagcatagcatagcctatagtatagtaaagcaaaGGAGTGGGAAATTAATGTGAGGGTGAGGATAAAAATTATGAGGGGAATTGAattcagagagaaagaaagagatagaaagagaaatatagaaatacagagatagaaagacacataCTAAAAAAGATAAGAGCTCAAGCAAACTGATGTATAGTGtaatatagcaaggggcgggaagaAGACAGGTAAAAGGGTAAaagcctagtcaagccaggacgaGCTTAGGTGCCCATGAGCTCTGCTGTAAGCCAGcattgcacgacttagtgcaagcagAGCTAATTTTTTCCTACCTAGGCGACATTGACTCAATGATATGAGTCTATGACCCCGTAGGAGGACAATGTACTTgttttttactgattaggaactaagTTGTACCCAGTAGACGCATTCGAAATCTACGACGTCACgatgtttggtgcgggaatttcaaggtggcgtcgccacgtgCACTTGCTTATTGCGCATTTTCACTCTAGCTAATCGCCTTCACGCGGCAACCATGGTAAATTCTGAATACCGAACGAGTAATTTATGACGATGTGAAAAATCGTTTCCTCTTTAGTGGCCCATTAAGTACCTCGTAAAGCTCTTGCAGTATAGCATAAGCACACTCGCCATGTTGTAGTCTGGCCAGTGGGAGAATAGCGTTGTTCTAACAGTGTATCGCAGTTAACCTCAAGAATACAAATGTTTGTGCCAGTCAGCCATAAAAGTTTATTATTTGTGCTCGTAGTGATGGATGCTGCAGCCCCCGCAGATCGAGCCTAGTTGGTGCGCTAGAGTGGTAGACGTTGCAAGGTAGCTCCGTTTCGCAATTGCAAGACTGATTTCAAAATGTTACCAGTGCAAAGAACGATTAGGAAGatacgagacaacaaaggtaaagagcgctctttacctttggtGTCTAgacccttcctaatcgttctttgcgctgttaacattttgaaatgaatccacaccaacttgcccaagtctCAACCTTTGCAAGGCTGAGTCACAGCAAAAGCCAAGGTGTCGCGTTCGGTTTCCGAAAGTTGCTTTGAATCTTTGGAATTTTAATGTTATCCGCAGAAGCAATGCAGAATACGATAAATACATCAAAAGCATCCAGACCCTTAGCATAAAACTAGTTTGGATTcataaataaaaagtaaaaaattCGACATACGTATATACAAAATACCCATTTGTAGCTTTTGTGTGCCTATGCAGGTAGGTGCCAGAGTATTGTACTTATATTTAAACATTATTATAGGTCTTTGTAATTGTGTTTCAAGTTGACATAAATATATTTACTTCGTTTTATTTGA includes the following:
- the LOC119406570 gene encoding uncharacterized protein LOC119406570 — protein: MASSSRAVRDPGILTPEYMASLASLCRVNCPTVNEITAIFTIEFRRALRGGLPRTSAGPVGVSLQVPSTSRGHPSATRGGVRFRRYPPELVTGRRGDGDTSGGTRRRHESDPDQRYDRSCTWEPGKPCWLSTELARWNRVLARGCFELWEHVWTELTISGFPWPEFDEPGVSDLLRVSLLIHFLLRQHRCVKRVIINFDVSSLQDVMFWDAIRNGTAALTYLEFQLTKACQVGQVPRADCIRWADSISNLRSLESLSISRVYFEGESAELLANFLQETTTLTALSMDDVEPVGDIPGRFLEALVLNRTLKNLRLCDTLLMARNGEALAKFVRNHSVIESIEVTGVEHFSPSALLKAAVQSPSLRRLHINSCTIKAIDIEQMADDLTRPPAAPASCENLMSRPGSPSRRLEELGFYRCFGCDPIVEEAYASLIGGKRSF